In the genome of Actinomadura graeca, one region contains:
- a CDS encoding HGxxPAAW family protein: MSEESHGSHAGRPGSWVAVTIIFAGFVVGGVAICLGPSWIMFWVGVGIIVVGMIVSGLVHLFSDVVVDAPRVIPEIVDYSLFGSRSERRRGGTEGEALDRPIATDPQQTPHG, encoded by the coding sequence ATGTCCGAAGAGTCGCATGGGTCGCACGCGGGCCGGCCCGGTTCGTGGGTGGCCGTGACCATCATCTTCGCCGGTTTCGTGGTCGGCGGAGTGGCCATCTGCCTGGGCCCGTCCTGGATCATGTTCTGGGTCGGGGTCGGCATCATCGTCGTCGGGATGATCGTCAGCGGTCTCGTCCACCTCTTCTCGGATGTCGTGGTGGACGCCCCCCGCGTCATTCCGGAGATAGTCGACTACTCCCTGTTCGGATCGCGCTCCGAGAGGCGCCGCGGCGGCACGGAGGGTGAGGCACTGGACCGTCCCATCGCCACCGACCCCCAGCAGACTCCCCACGGCTGA
- a CDS encoding winged helix-turn-helix domain-containing protein, giving the protein MDEVELGADEARRLQLRAQGFLGARPKGGVTAMLKRLGAVQLDTISVLARSHELVPYARLGAVGRKAIEAAYWGNGSYGAFEYWAHAASVLPMTDWPLFTFRRRAYRNRGWRWHRVPEGVCDEIRARLRSDGPLTTKELGGAKASSEWWDWSDHKIGIEWLLDVGEVVCVERVGWRRVYDLAERAVPGGLLGQEPDDDACLTALVARAGKALGVATRGDLADYYRVRQDQVDRVIGATGLVPAAVEGWAQKAWADPDALATPARGRHVTTLLSPFDSLVWDRARASRVFGFDHRLEAYVPKAKRVHGYFAMPLLSGGRLLGRVDPARDGRTLIARQVSFEPWAVRTAARAEASATALGTALERAAAWVGCDAIRVERIVPDGVDRALVDAALKNAAS; this is encoded by the coding sequence GTGGATGAGGTAGAGCTCGGCGCGGACGAGGCACGGCGGCTTCAACTCCGGGCCCAGGGTTTCCTTGGCGCCCGTCCCAAGGGCGGGGTCACGGCCATGCTGAAGCGGCTTGGGGCCGTCCAGCTGGACACGATCTCGGTGCTGGCCCGGTCGCACGAGCTCGTCCCCTACGCACGGCTCGGAGCGGTCGGGCGGAAGGCGATCGAGGCCGCGTACTGGGGCAACGGGTCGTACGGGGCATTCGAATACTGGGCGCATGCCGCGTCCGTATTGCCGATGACGGACTGGCCGTTGTTCACCTTCCGGCGCCGCGCGTACCGGAATCGTGGGTGGCGTTGGCACAGAGTGCCAGAAGGGGTCTGCGACGAGATCCGCGCGAGGCTCCGCTCCGACGGGCCTCTCACCACGAAGGAACTGGGGGGCGCCAAGGCGAGTTCCGAGTGGTGGGACTGGAGCGACCACAAAATCGGTATCGAATGGCTGCTGGACGTCGGCGAGGTCGTCTGTGTGGAGCGGGTGGGCTGGCGCCGGGTCTACGACCTGGCGGAGCGGGCCGTCCCTGGCGGGCTGCTGGGGCAGGAGCCTGACGACGACGCTTGCCTGACGGCGCTCGTAGCGCGCGCGGGGAAGGCCCTCGGTGTGGCGACGCGGGGAGATCTGGCCGACTACTACCGGGTCAGGCAAGACCAGGTCGACCGGGTGATCGGGGCGACCGGGCTCGTCCCCGCCGCGGTCGAGGGCTGGGCGCAGAAGGCGTGGGCCGACCCGGACGCGCTCGCCACCCCGGCGAGGGGCAGGCACGTCACGACGCTGCTGTCGCCGTTCGACTCCCTGGTGTGGGATCGAGCGCGGGCCTCGCGTGTCTTCGGTTTCGACCACCGGCTGGAGGCGTACGTGCCCAAGGCCAAGCGCGTGCACGGCTACTTCGCGATGCCGCTGCTGTCCGGCGGGCGGCTGCTGGGGCGCGTCGACCCCGCGCGGGACGGGCGGACGTTGATCGCACGCCAGGTGTCCTTCGAGCCCTGGGCCGTCAGGACGGCGGCGCGGGCCGAGGCGTCGGCCACGGCGTTGGGCACGGCCCTGGAACGCGCGGCGGCGTGGGTGGGCTGCGATGCCATCCGTGTCGAGCGGATCGTGCCGGACGGCGTCGACCGCGCCCTCGTCGACGCCGCCCTCAAGAACGCCGCGTCCTAG
- a CDS encoding RNA polymerase sigma factor: protein MSPPSRAAGSEGPGPLPADRGLPFPRLSEFEEFFRAEFGGAVRYVTSKVGVDRSTAEDAAQNAFVKIAKSWPHAIDLKKPSAYLRRIAYNEALSITRKSARHVPVSDTSLHFDRLMISMDEIDEVELQQSLRNLLKLLPPRQSSVVALAHDGKTTADIAVVLDISEATVRSHLRHAREKLAEMWRDDSSGSWSVGGRSEIPCR, encoded by the coding sequence GTGAGCCCGCCTAGCCGGGCCGCCGGGTCGGAGGGTCCCGGGCCGCTCCCCGCGGACCGGGGCCTGCCGTTCCCCCGCCTGAGTGAGTTCGAAGAGTTCTTCCGCGCCGAGTTCGGAGGGGCGGTCCGGTATGTGACCAGCAAGGTGGGGGTCGACCGGAGCACGGCGGAGGACGCCGCACAGAACGCCTTCGTCAAGATCGCGAAGTCTTGGCCGCACGCCATCGATTTGAAGAAGCCGTCCGCCTATCTGAGAAGGATCGCTTACAATGAGGCCCTCTCGATCACAAGGAAGAGCGCGCGCCACGTCCCGGTCTCGGATACCTCCCTCCATTTCGACAGGCTCATGATCTCTATGGACGAGATAGACGAGGTCGAGCTCCAACAGTCACTCAGAAACCTGCTCAAGCTGCTGCCGCCGAGGCAGTCCAGCGTGGTCGCTCTGGCCCACGATGGTAAGACCACCGCCGACATCGCCGTGGTATTGGATATCTCCGAGGCCACCGTTCGGTCCCATCTCCGCCATGCCCGCGAAAAACTGGCGGAAATGTGGCGGGACGACTCCTCTGGATCTTGGAGCGTCGGCGGTCGATCCGAGATCCCATGTCGGTGA
- a CDS encoding maleylpyruvate isomerase N-terminal domain-containing protein, translating into MSPVHEHVASLLGAWALGACSEDETRLIMDHVRHCPACEEESLLLGGTAELLGGAAPGPSLRERTLAGARARRPAAPSVPDYAAPYAAQVSLLDALLTELQTQDWSTTVIDDWSVQDVVAHLSATDGLVAEQLEVGARIAENAAAEIMAELLQARMARADGAHRANDGVDAGGASDTEPADSDDERSGHGVPADEGAPEETGTETPDVAAAMGTEQDVLARTARLVARERAREPHETRTAWRAQAEALCARLDEDMATDLVRIRFPMKLASALVQRAFETWIHARDIAAATGRSLPSPLPGHLHAMASLGVRGLPAALILHEGRPADGESVHIDLQGPGGGEWDLPLGSAAPDKPTVTLALDAMDFCLLAGDRLPPGRVRAELGGDVPLGRRLLAAAPAFAGP; encoded by the coding sequence ATGAGCCCGGTGCACGAGCACGTCGCCTCGCTGCTCGGCGCATGGGCGCTGGGAGCCTGCTCGGAGGACGAGACCCGGCTGATCATGGACCATGTCCGGCACTGCCCCGCCTGCGAGGAGGAATCGCTCCTCCTCGGCGGCACCGCGGAGTTGCTCGGCGGCGCAGCCCCCGGCCCGTCCCTGCGTGAACGGACTCTCGCCGGCGCGCGCGCCCGCCGCCCGGCGGCCCCCTCCGTCCCGGACTACGCGGCGCCTTATGCCGCCCAGGTGTCCCTGCTGGATGCGCTGCTGACGGAACTCCAGACCCAGGATTGGTCGACCACGGTCATCGACGACTGGAGCGTCCAGGACGTCGTCGCCCACTTGTCCGCCACCGACGGCCTGGTGGCGGAACAGCTGGAAGTCGGCGCCCGCATCGCCGAGAACGCCGCCGCCGAGATCATGGCGGAGCTCCTTCAGGCGAGAATGGCACGTGCCGATGGTGCGCACCGCGCAAACGACGGCGTGGACGCGGGCGGGGCATCCGATACCGAACCGGCCGACTCTGACGACGAACGCTCCGGGCACGGCGTGCCCGCGGACGAGGGCGCGCCAGAGGAAACGGGCACGGAGACTCCGGATGTGGCGGCGGCCATGGGCACCGAGCAGGACGTGCTCGCCCGCACTGCTCGCCTCGTCGCGCGAGAGCGCGCGCGGGAGCCGCATGAGACACGAACGGCCTGGCGTGCGCAGGCGGAGGCGTTGTGCGCGCGCTTGGACGAGGACATGGCCACCGACCTCGTCCGCATCAGATTCCCGATGAAGCTCGCCAGCGCGCTCGTGCAGCGCGCTTTCGAAACGTGGATCCACGCCCGTGACATCGCCGCGGCGACCGGACGCTCGCTGCCGTCGCCGCTGCCCGGCCACCTGCACGCCATGGCGAGCCTGGGCGTCCGCGGGCTCCCGGCGGCGCTGATCCTGCACGAGGGACGCCCGGCCGACGGTGAGAGCGTCCACATCGACCTGCAGGGCCCCGGAGGCGGCGAGTGGGACCTGCCCCTCGGCTCCGCCGCCCCGGACAAGCCGACGGTGACGCTGGCGCTGGACGCCATGGACTTCTGCCTCCTCGCCGGTGACCGCCTCCCGCCGGGCCGCGTACGGGCCGAACTCGGCGGTGACGTCCCGCTAGGACGACGCCTACTCGCAGCCGCCCCAGCCTTCGCAGGCCCATAA
- a CDS encoding RNA polymerase sigma factor, whose translation MSQRPDLTQGEEFPAGPPMGEEPPQHALEARCGAAASELDERVADGTLRRALRRAERREAGSGPAGRAGRGRRRPEESADVEAAWAQRLAAGDKTVLDELYEAYSALVYGLALRVTRSREAAEDVTQEVFGFVWERPLVFDPAKGTMRSFLGLLAHRRAVEVVRREERRKRLLPRAHDPAVPDLVEDVVAGADVSGHVRQAVAGLPGVLREVIVLAYFKERTYRQVAAELGLAEGTAKSRIRTALRRIADTLAEEGITP comes from the coding sequence GTGTCCCAGCGACCCGACCTCACCCAGGGCGAGGAATTCCCCGCCGGTCCGCCGATGGGCGAGGAGCCACCCCAGCACGCCCTGGAGGCGCGATGCGGGGCGGCCGCCTCTGAACTGGACGAGCGCGTGGCGGACGGGACGCTCAGGCGGGCCTTACGGCGGGCGGAACGCCGGGAGGCCGGATCGGGCCCTGCCGGACGCGCCGGACGCGGGCGCAGGCGGCCGGAGGAGTCCGCGGACGTCGAGGCGGCCTGGGCACAACGGCTGGCCGCCGGTGACAAGACCGTCCTGGACGAGCTGTACGAGGCTTACTCCGCGCTCGTCTACGGATTGGCGCTCCGCGTCACACGCTCCCGGGAGGCCGCCGAAGATGTCACACAGGAGGTCTTCGGGTTCGTCTGGGAGCGTCCCCTGGTGTTCGACCCGGCCAAGGGCACGATGCGTTCGTTCCTCGGGTTGCTGGCCCACCGGAGAGCCGTGGAGGTGGTGCGTCGTGAGGAGCGGCGCAAACGGCTGCTGCCACGGGCGCACGATCCGGCGGTCCCCGATCTCGTCGAGGACGTGGTGGCGGGCGCGGACGTCTCCGGGCATGTCCGGCAGGCCGTCGCCGGGCTGCCCGGCGTGCTGCGGGAGGTGATCGTGCTGGCCTATTTCAAGGAGCGCACGTACCGTCAGGTAGCGGCCGAGCTCGGGCTGGCCGAAGGGACCGCGAAGTCGCGCATCAGGACGGCCCTGCGCCGCATCGCCGACACGCTCGCCGAGGAGGGGATCACGCCATGA
- a CDS encoding response regulator — protein sequence MRVLIVDDHALFRRGLEMVLQGEDDIEVIGEGGDGHEAVEMAGDLLPDVVLMDIRMPRRSGIEACTAIKEAAPSAKIVMLTISDEEEDLFEAIKAGASGYLLKEISIDEVPQAVRAVHGGQSLISPSMASKLITEFAALAKRSEERTQQVPAPRLTEREMEVLRLVARGLGNREIARELFISENTVKNHVRNILEKLQLHSRMEAVVYAVREKLLEIT from the coding sequence ATCCGCGTGCTCATCGTCGACGACCACGCGCTGTTCCGCCGGGGACTGGAGATGGTCCTCCAAGGCGAGGACGACATCGAGGTCATCGGCGAGGGCGGCGACGGCCACGAGGCGGTCGAGATGGCGGGCGACCTCCTCCCGGACGTCGTGCTGATGGACATCCGGATGCCCCGCCGAAGCGGCATCGAGGCATGCACCGCGATCAAGGAGGCGGCGCCCAGCGCGAAGATCGTCATGCTGACGATCAGCGACGAGGAGGAGGACCTCTTCGAGGCGATCAAGGCGGGCGCCAGCGGCTACCTGCTCAAGGAGATCTCGATCGACGAGGTCCCCCAGGCGGTCCGCGCCGTGCACGGCGGCCAGTCGCTGATCAGCCCGTCGATGGCGTCCAAGCTCATCACCGAGTTCGCCGCGCTCGCCAAGCGCAGCGAGGAGCGGACGCAGCAGGTCCCGGCGCCGCGCCTCACCGAACGCGAGATGGAGGTCCTGCGGCTCGTCGCCCGCGGCCTCGGCAACCGGGAGATCGCCCGGGAACTGTTCATCTCCGAGAACACGGTGAAGAACCACGTCCGCAACATCCTGGAGAAGCTCCAGCTCCACTCGCGGATGGAGGCCGTCGTCTACGCGGTCCGGGAAAAACTTCTGGAGATCACTTAG
- the hpf gene encoding ribosome hibernation-promoting factor, HPF/YfiA family codes for MEIIVRGRHTDINDRFRRHVDTKLAKIERLNQKVIRVDVEVSEERNPRLADQRERVELTIRSRGPVIRAEAAADDRYGALDLALDKLEMRLRRDGERRKAHGGKARAKVTTVEPVPETPPRRAPEKARKQAPEYEPPGRQAPGDEGIVPIPMEGDGPIVVREKFHQAEPMGIEQALFEMELVGHDFFLYRDKATGHPSVVYRRRGWDYGVIRLVEE; via the coding sequence GTGGAGATCATCGTGAGGGGCCGGCACACCGACATCAACGACAGGTTCCGCCGGCACGTCGACACCAAACTGGCCAAGATCGAGCGGCTGAACCAGAAGGTCATCCGCGTGGACGTGGAGGTGTCCGAAGAACGCAACCCACGGCTCGCAGACCAGCGCGAACGAGTGGAGCTCACGATCCGCTCCCGCGGCCCGGTGATCCGGGCCGAGGCCGCGGCCGACGACCGCTACGGCGCCCTCGACCTGGCGCTGGACAAGCTCGAAATGCGGCTCCGCCGCGACGGCGAGCGACGCAAGGCCCACGGCGGGAAGGCCCGCGCCAAGGTCACCACCGTGGAACCGGTCCCCGAGACACCGCCCCGACGAGCACCCGAGAAGGCGCGCAAGCAGGCGCCCGAGTACGAGCCCCCTGGACGCCAGGCCCCCGGCGACGAGGGCATCGTCCCGATCCCCATGGAGGGCGACGGCCCCATCGTCGTCCGCGAGAAGTTCCACCAGGCCGAGCCGATGGGCATCGAGCAGGCCCTCTTCGAGATGGAGCTCGTCGGCCACGACTTCTTCCTTTACCGCGACAAGGCCACCGGCCACCCCTCGGTCGTGTACCGCAGGAGAGGCTGGGACTACGGCGTCATCCGGCTCGTCGAAGAGTGA
- a CDS encoding ComF family protein, which produces MNLFGDLIELLLPDHCAGCGKAPGLLCPRCAAPLRAPARPASDPTHPDPACPESDRLRPVAGGVPGTWTIAAYEDPVRAILAAYKERGRMPLAGPLGEALARAIRAVLAPGSPATRSPPSTEEVVIVGVPSERPAVRRRGHDALRGLADVAVRRLRADGVNAVRVNALRHARRVSDQAGLSAPERAANLAGALETIPRAGLEGRRVVPVDDVITTGATLAEAARALQAAGATVIGAATVAATPKARPRPPP; this is translated from the coding sequence ATGAACCTCTTCGGTGACCTGATCGAACTGCTCCTCCCCGACCACTGCGCAGGCTGCGGCAAGGCCCCCGGCCTGCTGTGCCCCCGCTGCGCAGCTCCCCTCAGAGCCCCCGCCCGCCCCGCGTCCGACCCCACGCACCCCGACCCCGCCTGTCCTGAGTCCGACCGTCTCAGGCCCGTTGCGGGCGGGGTTCCGGGCACCTGGACGATCGCGGCCTACGAGGACCCCGTCCGCGCGATCCTGGCCGCCTACAAGGAGCGTGGGCGCATGCCTCTCGCGGGCCCGCTGGGCGAGGCCCTGGCACGGGCGATCCGGGCCGTCCTGGCTCCCGGATCACCCGCGACCCGCAGCCCCCCGTCCACGGAAGAGGTCGTGATCGTAGGGGTGCCATCGGAACGGCCCGCCGTTCGGCGCCGGGGCCACGACGCGCTGCGCGGGCTGGCCGACGTGGCGGTGCGGCGGCTGCGCGCGGACGGCGTCAACGCGGTCCGGGTGAACGCGCTGCGTCACGCGCGGCGTGTGAGCGACCAGGCGGGCCTCTCCGCACCCGAGCGGGCGGCGAACCTGGCGGGCGCGTTGGAGACCATCCCCCGAGCGGGCCTGGAAGGCCGCCGTGTGGTGCCGGTGGACGACGTGATCACCACGGGCGCGACGCTGGCCGAGGCCGCAAGAGCGCTCCAGGCCGCCGGAGCCACGGTAATAGGCGCAGCCACCGTGGCGGCGACCCCGAAGGCCAGACCCCGACCACCCCCCTAA
- a CDS encoding LpqB family beta-propeller domain-containing protein, protein MTARAGRFRPLAAAAALTLGVSGCASVPSGGQVVTGRPVERSERVDDPYVRLIPVRPGAGWGPEQIVSGFLAASAGFDDDHRVAKEYLNVQNSWKPGLRPYVTVMQSRITEPHVVRASAGEATVKVTGDQLGTISTDGQYTAAPKDIEATFQLAKAPQGQWRITSLPGEEKSGLLLTKDDVERTMRPVNLYFFAPDQHSLVPNGIFLPVVNRETLPARLVQALLTGPTSWLNGAVESAFPTGTKLRGLSVEKDVATVDLTSEAAGAGVDRMSAQLAWTLRQLSGIQFFRLRIDGETVTPDGGNAVQPVSGWTGNSPDGPERIGQPHQNAYVAGASGFLAALDGDHAQPVVTGPAGHLSHPAVAPDYRELAGLSAKGDRVLTAAPVTGSPPARTLLTAHRGARFTAPSWSVDGTLWTVESRADQSWLWVRPRGRPPALAAHWGLGGREVLAFRVARDGVRAAVIVRLDGRPQVQIGRIAHAGDGSLDVGSFLPVSSELQDAIDLAWRDYGNLAVLGRAKRDSLYLPYIMPVSGSAITSLGVGALGEPRTIAAAPGEPVLIGTRSNGKDQICRQRAADKSFSEWICPTAARDPGYPN, encoded by the coding sequence TTGACCGCGCGTGCAGGCAGGTTCCGCCCCCTCGCGGCCGCCGCCGCGCTCACCCTGGGGGTCTCCGGATGCGCGAGCGTCCCCAGCGGCGGCCAGGTCGTGACGGGCAGGCCCGTCGAGCGCTCCGAGCGTGTGGACGACCCGTACGTCCGCCTCATCCCCGTCCGCCCGGGTGCGGGATGGGGGCCCGAGCAGATCGTGTCGGGCTTCCTGGCCGCCTCGGCGGGCTTCGACGACGACCACCGGGTCGCCAAGGAGTACCTCAACGTCCAGAACTCCTGGAAACCCGGCCTCCGCCCCTACGTGACCGTCATGCAGAGCCGCATCACCGAGCCCCACGTGGTCAGGGCGTCCGCCGGGGAGGCGACCGTCAAGGTGACCGGCGACCAGCTCGGGACGATCAGCACCGACGGCCAGTACACCGCCGCCCCCAAGGACATCGAGGCGACCTTCCAGCTGGCCAAAGCCCCGCAGGGCCAGTGGCGGATCACCAGCCTGCCCGGCGAGGAGAAGTCCGGGCTGCTGCTCACCAAGGACGACGTCGAGCGCACCATGCGCCCCGTCAACCTCTACTTCTTCGCCCCCGACCAGCACTCCCTCGTCCCCAACGGCATCTTCCTGCCGGTCGTCAACCGCGAGACGCTCCCCGCCCGGCTCGTCCAGGCCCTGCTGACCGGCCCGACGTCCTGGCTGAACGGCGCCGTGGAGAGCGCCTTCCCCACCGGGACCAAGCTCCGCGGCCTCAGCGTCGAGAAGGACGTCGCGACCGTCGACCTCACCAGCGAGGCCGCCGGAGCCGGAGTGGACCGTATGTCGGCGCAGCTCGCCTGGACGCTCCGCCAGCTCTCCGGCATCCAGTTCTTCCGGCTGCGGATCGACGGCGAGACCGTCACCCCCGACGGCGGCAACGCCGTCCAGCCCGTGAGCGGCTGGACTGGCAACTCCCCGGACGGCCCGGAGCGCATCGGCCAGCCCCACCAGAACGCCTACGTCGCGGGCGCGTCCGGCTTCCTCGCCGCCCTGGACGGCGACCACGCCCAGCCGGTCGTGACCGGCCCGGCCGGGCACCTCTCCCACCCCGCCGTCGCCCCCGACTACCGGGAGCTCGCCGGGCTCAGCGCCAAGGGCGACCGCGTCCTCACCGCCGCCCCCGTCACCGGCTCACCCCCCGCCCGCACCCTCCTGACCGCCCACCGCGGCGCCCGCTTCACCGCCCCGTCCTGGAGCGTCGACGGCACCCTCTGGACCGTCGAGAGCAGGGCCGACCAGTCCTGGCTCTGGGTGCGCCCACGCGGGAGGCCACCCGCCCTCGCAGCACACTGGGGCCTCGGCGGACGCGAGGTCCTGGCCTTCCGCGTCGCCCGCGACGGCGTCCGCGCGGCGGTCATCGTGCGCCTCGACGGCCGCCCCCAGGTCCAGATCGGCCGTATCGCCCACGCGGGCGACGGCTCCCTCGACGTGGGCTCGTTCCTGCCCGTCAGCTCCGAGCTCCAGGACGCGATCGACCTGGCCTGGCGCGACTACGGGAACCTCGCGGTCCTGGGTCGCGCCAAGCGCGACTCCCTGTACCTGCCGTACATCATGCCGGTCAGCGGCAGCGCCATCACGTCCCTGGGCGTGGGCGCGCTCGGCGAACCCCGCACCATCGCCGCGGCCCCCGGCGAGCCTGTCCTCATCGGCACCCGCTCCAACGGCAAGGACCAGATCTGCCGCCAGCGCGCGGCCGACAAGTCGTTCAGCGAGTGGATCTGCCCGACCGCCGCCAGAGACCCCGGCTACCCGAACTGA
- the mtrB gene encoding MtrAB system histidine kinase MtrB, whose protein sequence is MISRAKRLGRRGLRALRRLVRGTALRGYQRWRRSIQVRIVTSTLFISAIVVAILGMFLMQQVSSALMDGKVKAARLQLDEGLAQVQRSSRGNMAAENGNWLSATVDGLKGRSGPSGLYEVYIRDTTERYSGGYATNELREESVPRRLREELKHAPPGARAYTYGKLSYVGGRPSERGLIVGGRTGQFELYYLFPLDEEQHTLTNVGRSMAGVGIVLVLLLAAIASLVTRQVVIPVRLAAQGAQRLAAGRLEERMRVRGEDDLARLARSFNEMAVNLQDKIGELEDLSQVQRQFVSDVSHELRTPLTTIRIAADMLYENRDTFDDPAVGRSAELLQSQLERFESLLADLLEISRHDAGAATLDAESLDMRDLVLRAVGDIQGLAERKGSKVVLQLPGEPCMAEVDRRRVERILRNLLVNAVEHGEGEDIIVSVGADRDAVAVAVRDHGVGLKPGEGQMVFDRFWRADPARARTTGGTGLGLSISREDAQLHGGWLQAWGEPGAGSQFRLSLPRVAGTELRGSPLPLVPPGAGDARPLFAELEAGD, encoded by the coding sequence ATGATCTCCCGGGCCAAGCGGCTCGGACGGCGCGGGCTGCGCGCCCTCCGCCGCCTCGTGCGCGGGACGGCGCTGCGCGGCTACCAGCGCTGGCGCCGCTCGATCCAGGTCCGGATCGTCACCTCGACGCTGTTCATCTCGGCGATCGTGGTGGCGATCCTCGGCATGTTCCTCATGCAGCAGGTGTCGTCGGCGCTGATGGACGGCAAGGTCAAGGCGGCCCGCCTCCAGCTCGACGAAGGGCTCGCGCAGGTACAGCGCAGCAGCCGCGGCAACATGGCCGCCGAGAACGGCAACTGGCTGAGCGCCACCGTCGACGGGCTGAAGGGGCGCAGCGGACCGTCCGGGCTGTACGAGGTCTACATCCGCGACACGACCGAGCGGTACTCCGGCGGATACGCCACCAACGAGCTGCGCGAGGAGAGCGTCCCGCGGCGCCTCCGCGAGGAGCTGAAGCACGCGCCGCCCGGCGCGCGCGCCTACACCTACGGCAAGCTCTCCTACGTCGGCGGCCGGCCGTCCGAACGCGGCCTCATCGTCGGCGGCAGGACCGGCCAGTTCGAGCTGTACTACCTCTTCCCGCTGGACGAGGAGCAGCACACCCTCACCAACGTCGGGCGTTCCATGGCGGGCGTCGGGATCGTCCTGGTGCTGCTCCTGGCGGCCATCGCGTCGCTGGTCACCCGCCAGGTCGTCATACCGGTCCGGCTGGCCGCCCAGGGGGCCCAGCGCCTCGCGGCCGGACGCCTCGAAGAGCGCATGAGGGTCCGCGGCGAGGACGACCTGGCGCGCCTCGCCCGCTCCTTCAACGAGATGGCCGTCAACCTCCAGGACAAGATCGGCGAGCTGGAGGACCTGTCGCAGGTGCAGCGCCAGTTCGTCTCCGACGTCTCCCACGAGCTCCGCACGCCCCTGACCACCATCAGGATCGCGGCCGACATGCTCTACGAGAACCGCGACACCTTCGACGACCCGGCCGTCGGACGGTCCGCCGAGCTCCTGCAGAGCCAGCTGGAGCGCTTCGAGTCGCTCCTGGCCGACCTGCTGGAGATCAGCCGGCACGACGCGGGCGCCGCGACCCTGGACGCCGAGTCCCTGGACATGCGCGACCTCGTCCTGCGCGCCGTGGGCGACATCCAGGGCCTCGCCGAGCGCAAGGGCAGCAAGGTCGTCCTGCAACTGCCGGGTGAGCCCTGCATGGCGGAGGTCGACCGGCGCAGGGTGGAGCGCATCCTGCGGAACCTGCTCGTCAACGCCGTCGAGCATGGCGAGGGCGAGGACATCATCGTCTCCGTCGGCGCCGACAGGGACGCCGTGGCCGTCGCCGTGCGCGACCATGGCGTCGGGCTCAAACCGGGGGAGGGGCAGATGGTCTTCGACCGGTTCTGGCGTGCCGACCCGGCGCGCGCGCGGACCACCGGCGGCACCGGGCTGGGCCTGTCCATCTCCCGTGAGGACGCGCAGCTGCACGGCGGCTGGCTCCAGGCATGGGGCGAGCCCGGCGCCGGATCCCAGTTCCGCCTGTCGCTGCCCCGCGTCGCGGGGACCGAGCTCCGGGGCTCCCCGCTCCCGCTCGTCCCGCCCGGGGCGGGCGACGCGCGGCCCCTCTTCGCGGAGCTGGAGGCGGGCGATTGA
- the mtrA gene encoding MtrAB system response regulator MtrA gives MRGRVLVVDDDLALAEMLGIVLRGEGFEPSFVHDGDKALEAFRETRPDLVLLDLMLPGADGIDVCRQIRAESGVPIVMLTAKSDTVDVVLGLESGADDYIVKPFKPKELVARVRARLRRTDEPAPETLQIGDITIDVAGHSVKRGDKHIPLTPLEFDLLVALARKPRQVFTREVLLEQVWGYRHAADTRLVNVHVQRLRAKIEKDPERPEIVVTVRGVGYKAGPA, from the coding sequence ATGAGAGGACGTGTACTGGTCGTCGACGACGATCTCGCGCTCGCCGAGATGCTCGGCATCGTGCTGAGGGGTGAGGGCTTCGAGCCCTCGTTCGTCCATGACGGCGACAAGGCGCTGGAGGCGTTCCGGGAGACCCGGCCGGATCTCGTGCTGCTCGACCTGATGCTGCCGGGAGCCGACGGCATCGACGTGTGCCGCCAGATCCGCGCCGAGTCGGGCGTCCCGATCGTGATGCTGACGGCCAAGAGCGACACCGTCGACGTCGTCCTCGGCCTCGAGTCGGGCGCCGACGACTACATCGTCAAGCCGTTCAAGCCGAAGGAGCTGGTGGCGCGCGTGCGCGCGCGCCTGCGGCGCACCGACGAACCCGCCCCCGAGACCCTCCAGATCGGCGACATCACGATCGACGTGGCCGGGCACTCGGTCAAGCGGGGCGACAAGCACATCCCCCTGACCCCCCTGGAGTTCGACCTCCTCGTGGCCCTGGCCCGCAAGCCGCGCCAGGTGTTCACCCGCGAGGTCCTGCTGGAACAGGTCTGGGGCTACCGACACGCCGCCGACACGCGCCTGGTGAACGTGCACGTGCAGCGGCTCCGCGCCAAGATCGAGAAGGATCCGGAGCGTCCCGAGATCGTCGTCACCGTCCGCGGTGTCGGCTACAAGGCCGGTCCCGCCTGA